One Campylobacter sputorum subsp. sputorum DNA segment encodes these proteins:
- the rpmA gene encoding 50S ribosomal protein L27: MAHKKGQSSTQNNRDSIGRRLGVKKFGGEFVRAGNIIIRQRGTATHPGSNVGIGKDHTIFALIDGFVKFERKDKTRKKVSVYPAA, from the coding sequence ATGGCACATAAAAAAGGTCAGAGTTCAACTCAAAATAACCGCGATTCTATCGGCCGCCGCTTAGGTGTAAAAAAATTCGGTGGCGAATTTGTTCGTGCTGGAAATATAATTATACGCCAAAGAGGAACAGCAACTCATCCAGGCAGCAATGTAGGTATAGGCAAAGACCATACTATATTTGCTTTGATTGATGGTTTTGTTAAATTTGAAAGAAAAGACAAAACTAGAAAAAAAGTTTCTGTTTATCCAGCTGCTTAA
- the rplU gene encoding 50S ribosomal protein L21: MYAIIKHSGKQYKVSEGDYLNLDRFEAEKKDTIEVTDVLAVNDGSLKVGAPFVEGAKVVLEVINLGKDKKVVIYKKRRRKDSKLKRGFRRQFTRVKVTSIKA, from the coding sequence ATGTATGCTATTATCAAACACAGCGGCAAACAGTATAAGGTTAGTGAGGGTGATTATCTTAACCTTGATAGATTTGAAGCTGAGAAGAAAGATACTATCGAAGTTACAGATGTTTTAGCTGTAAATGATGGTAGTTTAAAGGTAGGTGCACCATTTGTTGAGGGTGCAAAAGTTGTCTTAGAAGTGATTAATTTAGGTAAAGATAAAAAAGTCGTTATCTATAAAAAACGCAGAAGAAAAGACTCAAAACTAAAACGCGGTTTTAGAAGACAATTTACTCGCGTAAAAGTTACAAGCATAAAAGCCTAA
- a CDS encoding cytochrome-c peroxidase: MKFFSIVASMLIVSSTFATDLIQSAKDFGLEPLPQSQKEIDDALKNIGIKSGKFTKEKAELGKKLYFEPRLSKSGIISCNTCHNLGLGGTDGVSAAVGHGWKENPHHLNSPTVYNSIFNTTQFWDGRSSTLADQAKGPIENPVEMATPANLAVEKIASLPQYVDEFKKIYGKEGVTFDNIADSIAMFERTLITPSRYDKFLRGDKKALSKAEQDGLKLFIDKGCATCHNGINLGGSMQTFDLAKKYKFANLGDFKGDVNGMVKTPTLRNITLTAPYFHNGAIWSIEEAIKTMGSLQLGIEITDEETKSIKTFLESLTGEMPQVTYPMFPASTQKTPQPDFSF, encoded by the coding sequence ATGAAATTTTTTTCTATCGTTGCTTCAATGCTAATTGTAAGCTCTACATTTGCCACAGACTTAATACAAAGTGCGAAAGATTTCGGTTTGGAACCACTTCCTCAATCACAAAAAGAAATTGATGATGCACTTAAAAATATCGGTATAAAATCAGGTAAATTTACGAAAGAAAAAGCAGAGCTTGGTAAAAAATTATATTTTGAACCTAGGCTTTCAAAAAGTGGAATTATAAGCTGTAACACCTGTCATAACTTAGGTCTTGGTGGAACAGACGGTGTAAGTGCGGCAGTTGGGCATGGATGGAAAGAAAATCCACATCATCTTAACTCTCCAACTGTATATAACTCTATTTTTAATACAACACAATTTTGGGATGGAAGATCTTCAACTTTAGCAGATCAAGCCAAAGGTCCTATTGAAAATCCTGTTGAAATGGCAACTCCAGCTAATTTGGCTGTTGAAAAAATTGCTTCATTACCGCAATATGTTGATGAGTTTAAAAAAATATATGGAAAAGAAGGCGTTACATTTGATAATATTGCAGATTCTATAGCTATGTTTGAAAGAACACTTATAACTCCCTCAAGATATGATAAGTTTTTAAGAGGCGATAAAAAAGCACTAAGCAAAGCGGAACAAGATGGATTAAAACTATTTATAGATAAAGGCTGTGCAACTTGTCATAATGGTATAAATTTAGGTGGAAGTATGCAAACTTTTGACCTTGCTAAAAAATACAAATTTGCTAATCTTGGTGATTTTAAAGGTGATGTAAACGGAATGGTTAAAACACCAACTCTTAGAAATATCACATTGACAGCACCATATTTTCACAATGGTGCAATTTGGAGCATAGAAGAGGCGATAAAAACAATGGGAAGTCTTCAACTTGGAATCGAAATAACAGATGAGGAAACAAAAAGTATAAAAACATTTTTAGAATCACTAACTGGTGAAATGCCACAAGTAACCTATCCTATGTTTCCAGCTAGTACCCAAAAAACACCACAACCAGATTTTAGTTTCTAA
- the flhB gene encoding flagellar biosynthesis protein FlhB, producing MADDEKTEEPTSKKIEDARKEGNVPKSQDLSGFITLLVALVLVFVMIPFIGKQLIFLYHYYQGLIGLEFTKELVYQIVITSILRTLMMVLPITISVAIAGVIGNVMQFGFIFTTKPLEFNLNKINPLSGLKKLFSLKKLIESAKIILKVSLVFIIAFYFLLSFVKELPQTLLFTMFSQLLWLRGKIMILAAVMLMLFLVISLLDILLVRFQYFKGLRMSKQEIKDEYKQMEGDPQIKGKIRSLQRQMAQRRMMQNIPVADVVITNPTHYAVALRYDKTKENAPIVLAKGVDHLALKIRAIATEHQIPIIENPPLARELYKVCDIDDEIPANLYRAVAEVLSFVYTSNKAKFKNRL from the coding sequence ATGGCTGATGACGAAAAAACAGAAGAACCCACCTCCAAAAAGATTGAAGACGCTAGAAAAGAAGGAAATGTCCCAAAAAGTCAAGATTTATCAGGCTTTATAACACTTCTTGTTGCACTTGTTTTGGTTTTTGTGATGATTCCATTTATTGGCAAACAGCTTATTTTTTTATATCATTATTATCAAGGTTTAATTGGATTAGAATTTACAAAAGAGCTAGTTTATCAAATAGTTATAACATCAATTTTAAGAACACTAATGATGGTACTTCCGATAACTATAAGCGTTGCTATAGCTGGAGTTATAGGAAATGTTATGCAATTTGGTTTTATATTTACAACAAAACCACTTGAGTTTAATTTAAATAAAATAAATCCATTAAGCGGCTTAAAAAAACTCTTTTCTCTTAAAAAACTTATTGAGAGTGCAAAAATTATCTTAAAAGTTAGTCTGGTTTTTATAATAGCATTTTATTTTTTACTATCTTTTGTAAAAGAGTTACCACAAACTCTACTTTTTACAATGTTTTCGCAACTGCTGTGGTTAAGGGGAAAAATTATGATATTAGCAGCAGTTATGCTAATGCTTTTTTTGGTAATTTCTCTTTTAGATATTTTGCTTGTTAGATTTCAATACTTTAAAGGTCTTAGAATGAGTAAACAAGAAATAAAAGATGAATACAAACAGATGGAGGGAGATCCTCAAATAAAAGGCAAAATCAGAAGTTTGCAACGACAAATGGCACAGCGTAGAATGATGCAAAATATTCCAGTTGCCGATGTTGTTATAACTAACCCGACGCACTATGCAGTTGCACTAAGATATGACAAAACAAAGGAAAATGCTCCAATCGTGCTAGCAAAAGGCGTTGATCATTTGGCTCTTAAAATAAGGGCCATCGCAACCGAGCATCAAATTCCTATAATAGAAAATCCGCCTCTTGCAAGAGAATTGTATAAAGTTTGTGATATAGACGACGAAATCCCTGCTAATTTATATAGGGCAGTTGCCGAAGTTCTTAGTTTTGTATATACAAGCAATAAAGCTAAATTTAAAAATAGACTATGA
- the motB gene encoding flagellar motor protein MotB, with translation MAKKKKPQECPAGEKWAVPYADFLSLLLALFIALWAISDSSKSKTEALQTEFIKIFDHPKTVALKGQKSGGTENANKDSLSGKNSSANAESEVGEELMSLLDQKESQVALDFPASIKFLPRSSDINDPDIINFIKIVSLSIKKLPPQVNVEVRGYADDYSDDLENFKLASQRAYNVTKLLSQNGIDPKILTFSAHTSTKNVLKNANSKSVKIYFKVNKNDVKTQKSVLDSIENVQK, from the coding sequence ATGGCAAAAAAGAAAAAACCTCAAGAGTGTCCAGCTGGAGAAAAATGGGCAGTTCCATATGCAGACTTTTTATCCCTACTGTTGGCTTTATTTATTGCACTTTGGGCTATTTCTGATTCAAGCAAAAGCAAAACAGAAGCTTTGCAAACTGAGTTTATAAAAATTTTTGATCATCCAAAAACTGTTGCATTAAAAGGGCAAAAATCTGGCGGAACTGAAAATGCAAATAAAGATAGTTTAAGTGGCAAAAACTCATCTGCAAACGCAGAATCAGAAGTAGGCGAAGAGCTGATGTCGCTATTAGATCAAAAAGAGTCACAAGTTGCTCTTGATTTTCCTGCTTCAATAAAATTTCTCCCAAGAAGTTCTGATATCAATGATCCAGATATAATAAATTTTATAAAAATAGTATCTCTTAGTATTAAAAAATTACCCCCGCAAGTAAATGTAGAAGTGCGTGGTTATGCAGATGATTATAGTGATGATTTGGAAAATTTTAAACTAGCTTCACAAAGAGCTTATAATGTAACTAAACTTTTATCACAAAATGGAATAGACCCAAAAATACTAACTTTTTCAGCACATACATCTACAAAAAATGTTCTTAAAAATGCTAATTCTAAATCTGTAAAAATTTATTTTAAAGTAAATAAAAACGATGTTAAAACACAAAAATCAGTTTTAGATAGTATTGAAAATGTGCAAAAATAG
- the motA gene encoding flagellar motor stator protein MotA → MDLSTLLGLVLAITSISVGDILEGGNPLHVIHLSSFLIVIPTAMFASVTATHKRYVKAAFKELKLVFKGANVNFAQTISMMVEYSTIARKDGILALESKTNDIEDLFLKDGMMMMIDGQPIDEIKENLELQLESVEEYYHECSHYWMRAGESCPTFGLVGAVMGLMLALGLLSDPAAMAAGIAGAFTATVTGIMGAYAFFIPFGTKMASNAKDLIKQKIIIIEAIVGISEGANPRNLEAKLFNYLPQGEPRVSQFS, encoded by the coding sequence ATGGATTTATCTACTTTACTAGGTCTAGTTTTAGCAATCACAAGTATATCAGTTGGAGATATACTTGAAGGCGGAAATCCTCTCCATGTTATACACCTATCCTCATTTTTGATAGTTATACCAACAGCTATGTTTGCTTCTGTTACAGCTACGCATAAAAGATATGTAAAAGCTGCTTTTAAAGAATTAAAATTAGTATTTAAAGGCGCTAATGTAAACTTTGCTCAAACTATATCCATGATGGTTGAGTATTCAACAATAGCTAGAAAAGATGGTATTTTAGCATTAGAATCAAAAACAAATGATATAGAAGATCTTTTTTTAAAAGACGGTATGATGATGATGATAGATGGGCAACCAATAGATGAAATAAAAGAAAATTTAGAACTACAACTAGAATCAGTTGAAGAGTATTATCATGAATGTAGTCATTATTGGATGAGAGCTGGAGAGAGTTGCCCGACTTTTGGTCTAGTTGGTGCTGTTATGGGTCTTATGCTAGCTCTTGGGTTACTTTCTGATCCTGCTGCTATGGCTGCCGGTATTGCTGGTGCATTTACAGCAACAGTTACTGGGATTATGGGTGCTTATGCATTTTTTATACCATTTGGAACAAAAATGGCATCAAATGCAAAAGATTTAATAAAACAAAAAATAATCATAATAGAAGCAATTGTTGGAATTTCAGAAGGAGCAAATCCTAGAAATTTAGAAGCAAAACTATTTAACTACTTGCCTCAAGGTGAACCTAGAGTTTCGCAATTTAGTTAA
- the polA gene encoding DNA polymerase I: MKTLTIVDTFGFFFRLYYAMTSLKSKDGKPSGMVNGFANFIMNLKDEFRSDYIIFALDSKGKTFRSDIDPNYKMNRISPPDDLKEQLVVCIDMIEKMGLYSLSKEGYEADDIIASVVKKFKNDMQINIVTHDKDLYQLISDNVSIYSAAKKELYDRNGCFEKYGVYPQQMIDFLAICGDSADNIPGIKGIGEKGAKKLLDEFKNLEEIYSNLSLIRNERTRNLLIEGKENAFISKKLASLYDDLEIPDIKKAEFPKSNPLLNVMDILKDYSLNRILSNLQTKTDKVISSFEPVLILDEETLNELLYDINEDTLISFDTETTSIDSKNADIVGFSFCFNDTKSYYVPLAHKYLGAPKQVSLKAAKWAVEQIFKGYVIGQNLKYDFNIVKNCLGVNLPQKYADTMILAWLDNPELSVGMDNLAKRLYDYDTIKFEEVVKKGENFASVDVQSALKYASEDAWITLKFFNTLKNSLDENLFSLACNLEFPFIKVLLDMENNGIKLNLEKLKELISSNEKNLKTLTDEIYEMSGEKFNINSPKQLGEVLFEKLKLPTGKKTKTGYSTNENVLNSLLKEHPVIEKILSYRELYKLQSTYCEPLFSLAMKDKDNKVFTNFIQTGTATGRLSSKNPNLQNIPARGSLAKQMREVFEASSEYKLISLDYSQIELRLLAHFSKDPALLEAFKNDEDIHSRTAISIFGSSDGEYRAIAKSINFGLIYGMGSNKLANQVNISKSEAKEYIEKYFQAFSTIKDFLENIKNDTKNSGFTTTLLGRKRYFDFSKATPMQLAAYEREAVNTKFQGSAADIIKLAMFEISKYLNKDIKMLLQIHDELVFEVKNELIDEFALKTQNIMQNIIKLNVPLKTSLSIADNWGDLK, from the coding sequence ATGAAAACTTTAACAATAGTTGATACATTTGGATTTTTTTTCAGACTTTATTATGCTATGACTTCGCTAAAATCAAAAGATGGTAAACCAAGCGGCATGGTAAATGGTTTTGCAAATTTCATAATGAATTTAAAGGATGAATTTAGAAGCGATTATATAATTTTTGCACTTGATAGCAAAGGAAAAACATTTAGAAGCGATATTGATCCAAACTATAAAATGAATAGAATAAGTCCGCCAGATGACTTAAAAGAGCAGCTTGTGGTTTGCATAGATATGATAGAAAAAATGGGGCTTTATAGTCTTAGCAAAGAAGGGTATGAAGCAGATGATATAATAGCAAGCGTTGTAAAAAAATTTAAAAATGATATGCAAATAAATATAGTAACTCACGATAAAGATCTTTATCAACTAATATCAGATAATGTTAGCATATATTCAGCCGCAAAAAAAGAGCTTTACGATAGAAATGGTTGCTTTGAAAAATACGGAGTTTATCCTCAGCAGATGATAGACTTTTTGGCGATTTGTGGCGATAGTGCGGATAATATACCAGGAATTAAAGGCATAGGAGAAAAAGGTGCAAAAAAACTATTAGATGAGTTTAAAAATTTAGAAGAAATTTACTCAAATTTAAGTCTTATAAGAAATGAAAGAACTAGAAATCTTTTGATTGAAGGCAAGGAAAATGCGTTTATTAGCAAAAAATTAGCATCTTTATATGATGATTTGGAAATTCCAGATATAAAAAAAGCCGAGTTTCCTAAGTCAAATCCACTTTTAAATGTTATGGATATTTTAAAGGATTACTCATTAAATCGTATTCTTTCAAATTTACAAACAAAAACAGATAAAGTTATTTCAAGTTTTGAGCCAGTTTTGATACTTGATGAAGAAACATTAAATGAACTGCTTTATGATATAAACGAAGATACTCTCATAAGTTTTGATACAGAAACAACGAGCATTGATAGCAAAAATGCGGACATTGTGGGTTTTTCATTTTGTTTTAATGATACAAAAAGTTACTATGTGCCACTAGCTCACAAATACTTAGGAGCACCAAAACAAGTTAGTTTAAAAGCTGCTAAATGGGCAGTAGAACAGATTTTCAAAGGTTATGTTATAGGTCAAAATTTGAAATATGATTTTAATATTGTAAAAAATTGTCTTGGTGTAAATTTACCACAAAAATATGCTGATACTATGATATTAGCTTGGCTAGATAACCCTGAACTTAGCGTTGGTATGGATAATCTTGCAAAAAGACTCTATGATTATGATACTATCAAATTTGAAGAAGTTGTTAAAAAGGGTGAAAATTTTGCAAGCGTAGATGTTCAAAGTGCTTTAAAATATGCAAGCGAAGATGCTTGGATAACACTGAAATTTTTTAATACGCTAAAAAATTCTCTTGATGAAAATCTTTTTAGTTTGGCTTGTAATTTGGAATTTCCATTTATAAAAGTGCTTTTAGATATGGAAAATAACGGCATAAAGTTAAATTTAGAAAAATTAAAAGAACTAATTAGCTCAAATGAAAAAAATTTAAAAACTCTAACTGATGAAATTTATGAAATGAGTGGAGAAAAATTTAACATAAACTCACCAAAACAACTTGGCGAAGTGCTTTTTGAAAAACTAAAATTACCAACCGGTAAAAAGACAAAAACCGGTTATAGCACAAATGAAAATGTATTAAACTCACTTCTAAAAGAGCACCCTGTAATAGAAAAAATTCTCTCATACAGAGAACTTTACAAACTGCAAAGCACATATTGCGAGCCTCTTTTTAGCCTAGCTATGAAAGATAAAGATAATAAAGTTTTTACAAATTTTATCCAAACAGGCACAGCAACAGGCAGACTTTCAAGTAAAAATCCAAATTTACAAAATATACCGGCAAGGGGAAGTTTAGCAAAACAGATGAGAGAAGTATTTGAAGCTAGCAGTGAATATAAGCTAATTTCGCTTGATTATTCGCAAATAGAGCTAAGACTTCTTGCACATTTTAGTAAAGATCCCGCACTTTTAGAAGCTTTTAAAAATGATGAAGATATACACTCAAGAACGGCTATTAGTATATTTGGAAGCAGTGATGGGGAGTATAGAGCTATAGCAAAAAGTATAAATTTCGGACTTATCTATGGAATGGGCTCAAACAAACTCGCAAATCAAGTAAATATCTCAAAAAGTGAAGCAAAAGAGTATATAGAAAAATACTTTCAAGCATTTTCAACTATAAAAGATTTTTTAGAAAATATTAAAAATGATACTAAAAATAGTGGTTTTACCACAACTTTACTTGGTAGAAAGAGGTATTTTGATTTTTCAAAAGCAACACCTATGCAACTTGCTGCTTACGAAAGAGAGGCGGTAAATACTAAATTTCAAGGAAGTGCGGCTGATATCATAAAACTTGCTATGTTTGAAATTTCAAAATATCTAAATAAGGATATAAAAATGCTGCTTCAAATTCACGATGAATTAGTTTTTGAGGTAAAAAATGAACTTATAGATGAATTTGCCCTAAAAACTCAAAATATAATGCAAAATATAATAAAACTAAATGTTCCGCTAAAAACCAGTTTAAGCATAGCAGACAACTGGGGAGATTTAAAATAA
- a CDS encoding CidA/LrgA family protein, translating into MKYLKQIMIILGISFLAEMLSYDLPGNIPSSIYGLVIMFFALYFKVIKVHQIRESAVFFIEIMPIIFIPAGVGLINSQNEILKNFFPIIAITFISTIVVMLASAFMTQIICNVTKKDKEDNL; encoded by the coding sequence ATGAAATATTTAAAACAAATTATGATTATTTTAGGTATATCTTTTTTGGCTGAAATGCTAAGCTATGATTTGCCAGGAAATATACCAAGTAGTATTTATGGGCTTGTTATTATGTTTTTTGCACTTTATTTTAAGGTAATAAAAGTTCATCAAATAAGAGAAAGTGCGGTGTTTTTTATCGAAATTATGCCAATAATTTTTATACCAGCTGGAGTTGGACTTATAAATTCACAAAATGAAATTTTAAAAAATTTCTTCCCAATTATTGCTATAACTTTTATTAGCACTATTGTGGTTATGCTTGCAAGTGCGTTTATGACACAGATTATCTGCAATGTTACTAAAAAAGATAAAGAAGATAATCTATGA
- a CDS encoding LrgB family protein, whose product MREVFLNSAFFGVFLCLFTHQIGLLIKRKFKFAILNPLLIAIILCILCLYLFDMPYEKFNASAKHISFFLTPATICLAVPLYEQLELLKHNYVAILIGLVSGVFFGLLSIFALSILLGLDYQMYVTMLPKSVTTPIGIGISHQLGGVVTITVGVILITGIFGSVIADSLFKIFKIKNKIAKGISLGCASHVMGTAKAIEYGDIEGAMASLSIAVSGLLTVVGASIFARFF is encoded by the coding sequence ATGAGAGAAGTTTTTTTAAATTCTGCGTTTTTTGGTGTATTTTTGTGCTTATTTACACATCAAATCGGTCTTTTGATAAAAAGAAAATTTAAATTTGCTATATTAAATCCACTTTTAATAGCGATAATTTTGTGTATATTATGTTTGTATCTTTTTGATATGCCTTATGAGAAATTTAACGCAAGTGCGAAGCATATCAGCTTTTTTCTAACTCCGGCTACCATTTGTCTTGCAGTTCCACTTTATGAGCAACTTGAATTATTAAAACATAACTATGTTGCAATATTAATTGGGCTTGTAAGCGGTGTATTTTTTGGATTATTAAGTATTTTTGCATTAAGCATACTTTTAGGGTTAGATTATCAAATGTATGTAACAATGCTACCAAAATCTGTAACAACGCCAATTGGCATAGGTATATCTCATCAATTAGGCGGTGTAGTTACTATAACTGTTGGTGTTATATTAATAACAGGTATTTTTGGTAGTGTTATAGCAGATAGTTTATTTAAAATTTTTAAAATAAAAAATAAAATAGCAAAAGGCATTTCGCTTGGTTGTGCATCTCATGTTATGGGAACTGCCAAAGCTATAGAGTATGGCGACATAGAAGGTGCGATGGCATCTTTGTCGATTGCAGTAAGTGGGCTTTTAACAGTTGTAGGTGCGTCTATATTTGCTAGATTTTTTTAA
- a CDS encoding AAA family ATPase, which translates to MIISIGRQTGSGGREIAYKLSNELNFTYLNKEKLLQKAKDFGYFEEMNRLYKEKPVNSLLQAIVKNEVALEKKDNIRKIYNELTKDGDYIIVGRCANYFLRQNSDFLSVFLHASAEFKTKRIMQQENLNKQNALEYMELEDTNRESFHNYYTNEKWGDSIYYDLCIDTSKFGIEKTIKFIINAIKNL; encoded by the coding sequence GTGATAATATCTATAGGAAGACAAACGGGAAGTGGCGGTAGAGAGATAGCTTATAAGCTTTCAAATGAGTTAAATTTTACATATCTAAATAAAGAAAAATTACTTCAAAAAGCCAAAGATTTCGGTTATTTTGAAGAGATGAATAGACTTTATAAGGAAAAACCGGTAAATTCGCTTTTGCAAGCAATTGTAAAAAATGAAGTTGCTCTAGAAAAAAAAGATAATATAAGAAAAATTTACAACGAGCTTACAAAAGATGGGGATTATATCATTGTTGGTAGATGTGCTAATTATTTTTTAAGGCAAAATAGTGATTTTTTGTCTGTATTTTTACACGCTAGTGCCGAGTTTAAGACTAAAAGGATTATGCAGCAAGAAAATTTAAATAAACAAAATGCACTAGAATATATGGAGCTAGAAGACACAAATAGAGAGTCATTTCACAACTACTATACAAATGAAAAATGGGGAGATAGTATTTATTATGATTTATGCATAGATACATCTAAATTTGGTATAGAAAAAACGATAAAATTTATAATAAATGCTATAAAAAATTTATAA
- a CDS encoding sulfite exporter TauE/SafE family protein produces MEIILLIIFGVFAGFCGGFFGIGGGTIVVPLVMSMGYDIKTAVGISILQMLFSSTFGSYVNYKKGKLKVDEGIFVGLGGFVGAGFSGFIVSAVSSKVLEVGLLLALLIAILKFFKSNLNYSPKNPSNFILFIIGFCIGAFAISMGIGGALFLTPILVGFFGVDIKKAVSMGLFFVIFSAVSGFISLAINGHVNYIAGTLLGLGSLVGVYFGTTTSHKIEKSTQKMWLLVLYVSMFLLTLKEVLFG; encoded by the coding sequence ATGGAAATCATTCTTTTAATCATTTTTGGTGTGTTTGCTGGTTTTTGTGGCGGATTTTTTGGCATAGGTGGGGGAACTATTGTAGTTCCACTTGTTATGAGCATGGGATATGACATAAAAACAGCTGTTGGAATTTCAATACTTCAAATGCTTTTTAGTTCAACTTTTGGCTCTTATGTTAATTACAAAAAAGGCAAACTCAAAGTTGATGAAGGAATTTTCGTAGGACTTGGTGGCTTTGTAGGAGCTGGATTTAGTGGTTTTATAGTCTCAGCAGTTAGTTCAAAAGTCCTTGAAGTTGGCTTACTTTTAGCACTTCTTATAGCTATTTTAAAATTTTTTAAATCAAATTTAAACTATAGCCCAAAAAATCCATCAAATTTTATACTTTTTATAATAGGCTTTTGCATAGGAGCATTTGCGATAAGTATGGGCATTGGCGGGGCACTTTTCTTAACGCCTATTTTGGTTGGATTTTTTGGCGTTGATATCAAAAAAGCAGTTTCTATGGGGTTATTTTTTGTTATTTTTAGTGCAGTAAGTGGATTTATCTCTCTTGCCATAAATGGACATGTAAATTATATAGCTGGAACACTTTTAGGGCTTGGTAGTCTTGTAGGGGTATATTTTGGAACTACAACAAGCCACAAAATAGAGAAATCTACTCAAAAAATGTGGCTTTTAGTCCTTTATGTTTCTATGTTTTTATTAACTCTTAAAGAGGTTTTATTTGGATAA
- a CDS encoding anthranilate synthase component I family protein — MLLLEPLIYYEEILKIYKNSFLAEDNLQVIIGVNCSYVSGENVDELRDIFNSCKSNKIAPFAGLFGVMSYDIVKTIESIGDKKDSYYEFPNFYYANANSYIHYDKMSKIYTFYGDLNLENLLLNVEEKIVKNKYKFKILTDYDSEKKHFFDMVKKAKTYIENGDVFQVVLGEILKVKTDLSSLEFYKKLKANNKSPYMFHFPTIYGDVVGSSPELVFEIKDDNIFVAPIAGTRKRGENYEKDMVLKSDLLCDEKELAEHKMLIDLARNDVGKHSKPASVRVAKPMEVVFYESVMHIISEVWGKKDKNSDNFDIFKSIFPAGTLSGSPKIRAMQIIDELELKQRKIYGGGIGFWHFNENVQMAILIRSAIFVDGIAYIGAGAGIVYDSIEENEYAEICNKRNSCLKAIKELCKEEK; from the coding sequence ATGCTTTTATTAGAACCTTTGATATATTATGAAGAAATTTTAAAAATTTATAAAAATAGCTTTTTAGCAGAAGATAATTTGCAAGTTATCATAGGCGTTAATTGCTCTTATGTAAGTGGCGAAAATGTAGATGAATTGCGAGATATTTTTAACTCTTGTAAATCAAATAAAATCGCTCCTTTTGCTGGACTTTTTGGTGTAATGAGTTATGATATAGTAAAAACTATAGAAAGCATTGGCGATAAAAAAGATAGTTACTATGAATTTCCAAATTTTTATTATGCAAATGCAAATTCATACATTCACTACGATAAAATGAGTAAAATTTATACATTTTATGGTGATTTAAACCTAGAAAATTTGCTTTTAAATGTAGAAGAAAAAATTGTAAAAAACAAATATAAATTTAAAATTTTAACAGATTATGATAGTGAAAAAAAACATTTTTTTGATATGGTAAAAAAAGCAAAAACTTATATAGAAAATGGCGATGTTTTTCAAGTTGTTTTAGGAGAAATTTTAAAAGTAAAAACAGATTTATCAAGCTTGGAATTTTATAAAAAACTAAAAGCAAACAACAAAAGCCCGTATATGTTTCATTTTCCTACAATTTATGGCGATGTGGTCGGAAGCAGTCCGGAGCTCGTTTTTGAGATAAAAGATGATAATATTTTTGTAGCTCCAATTGCAGGAACAAGAAAAAGAGGCGAAAACTACGAAAAAGATATGGTTTTAAAGAGCGATTTACTATGCGATGAAAAAGAATTAGCAGAGCATAAAATGCTGATAGATTTAGCTAGAAATGATGTTGGGAAGCACTCAAAACCAGCATCTGTCAGAGTTGCAAAACCTATGGAAGTTGTGTTTTACGAAAGTGTAATGCATATAATTAGTGAAGTTTGGGGCAAAAAAGACAAAAATAGTGATAATTTTGATATTTTTAAAAGCATTTTTCCAGCCGGAACTCTTAGTGGAAGCCCAAAGATAAGGGCTATGCAAATCATTGATGAGTTAGAGTTAAAGCAGAGAAAAATTTATGGTGGCGGCATAGGTTTTTGGCATTTTAATGAAAATGTCCAAATGGCAATTTTGATAAGAAGTGCGATTTTTGTAGATGGCATTGCTTACATAGGAGCAGGTGCTGGCATAGTTTATGATAGCATTGAAGAAAATGAATATGCTGAAATTTGCAACAAAAGAAACTCGTGTTTGAAAGCTATAAAAGAGTTATGCAAGGAAGAAAAATGA